A single region of the Brassica rapa cultivar Chiifu-401-42 chromosome A03, CAAS_Brap_v3.01, whole genome shotgun sequence genome encodes:
- the LOC103848156 gene encoding S-type anion channel SLAH1, which translates to MEGLEIPKQEVHIKIDDSISSSKERHTDLPHTKPIVLMSVLSSLHAGYFRISLSLCSQAVLWKMMIAPDLPSMSHLRSNLPSLAFHLLWCLAVATQVSLCLLYALKCFFFFNMVKEEFSHYIGVNYLYAPSISWLILLQSAPMMEPQSVLYQTLFSVFALPVLALDTKLYGQWFTTEKRFLSMMANPASQVSVIANLVAARGAAEMGWKEQSRCALFLFSLGMVHYLVIFVTLYQRLPGGKNFPTKLRPVFFLFFAAPAMGSLAWNSICGTFDPLAKMLFFLSLFIFMSLVCRPNLFKKSMKRFNVAWWAYSFPMTFLALDSVQYAQNVKDEVASGMMLIFSSISVLIFLGVMVLTAANSNRLLRRDPVLGSATSPKDKLHLSQCGYLLTRVKSSLLHLFQVLAFSS; encoded by the exons ATGGAAGGCTTGGAAATTCCTAAGCAAGAAGTTCATATCAAAATTGATGATTCAATATCTAGCAGTAAGGAGAGACACACTGACCTTCCTCATACCAAACCCATCGTTCTGATGTCTGTTTTGAGTAGTCTCCATGCAGGCTATTTCAGAATAAGCCTCTCACTCTGCAGCCAAGCTGTGCTATGGAAGATGATGATCGCACCTGATTTACCAAGTATGTCCCATTTGCGAAGCAATCTCCCGTCTTTGGCGTTCCATCTCCTTTGGTGCCTAGCCGTTGCAACACAAGTGTCACTCTGTCTTTTGTACGCGTTGAagtgtttcttcttttttaacaTGGTGAAGGAAGAGTTCTCACATTATATTGGAGTGAACTATCTTTACGCTCCATCAATCTCATGGCTAATCTTGCTTCAATCAGCTCCAATGATGGAACCACAGAGTGTTTTGTATCAGACATTATTCTCGGTGTTTGCTCTACCAGTATTGGCCCTCGACACAAAGCTTTATGGACAGTGGTTCACCACAGAGAAAAGGTTCCTGTCGATGATGGCAAACCCGGCAAGCCAAGTATCAGTAATCGCAAACCTAGTGGCTGCACGGGGAGCAGCAGAGATGGGATGGAAGGAGCAGAGCCGG TGTGCTCTATTCTTGTTCTCCCTGGGGATGGTTCACTATTTGGTTATCTTTGTTACACTTTACCAACGCCTACCAGGCGGTAAGAACTTCCCAACAAAGCTGAGGCCagttttcttcttgttctttgcTGCACCAGCCATGGGAAGTCTAGCTTGGAACTCCATTTGTGGAACCTTTGATCCTCTTGCGAAGATGTTGTTCTTTCTTTCGCTCTTCATATTCATGTCCCTG GTGTGTAGGCCAAATCTTTTCAAGAAGTCAATGAAAAGATTTAATGTCGCATGGTGGGCTTACTCGTTCCCCATGACCTTTCTTGCTTTAGACTCAGTTCAGTATGCGCAAAATGTGAAAGATGAGGTCGCTTCTGGAATGATGCTTATCTTCTCATCTATCTCCGTTTTGATCTTCCTTGGTGTGATGGTACTAACAGCAGCAAACAGCAATAGATTACTCAGACGTGATCCTGTCCTCGGTTCTGCAACTAGTCCAAAAGACAAATTACATCTGTCTCAGTGCGGCTACTTGTTAACCAGAGTCAAATCTAGTCTGCTCCATCTTTTCCAAGTGCTTGCTTTTTCATCATAG
- the LOC103848213 gene encoding uncharacterized protein LOC103848213, with protein sequence MGDGEESTVTKSGTMDSRGVVSATPYSLHTSDNPGAMITSVTLTGENYGEWSSEMTNALRAKRKLGFVNGTIPKLLANDSNLELWLSVNSMIVGWIHTSIKPRVRSTVTFVQDAHQFGKIFANDSLLLWEELDMYSPLPSCTCGAAPEIEKAREAEKMHQFVMGLDESRFGVVREEQRLNSTKDRESQQNAIGFTAKTEMDQATSRTGLARSGRRSQCAHCRRTGHDKSNCWQLVGFPDWWEERASSNRGNTGANRGGGRGGRGRGSSGADRSRNTGARVNNAHATTSNSSCFPGFTDEQWAALSQMIDERARPSNDKLSGKTRLGDLILDTKASHHMTGDLSLLVNTSVIPPCPTGFADGNKTFATHVGKLPLTDRVTLDKDRFTRTLIGAGRERDGVYYFQDVMAARGPYRTRSSSGAVYFLTIVDDYSRAVWTYFLLEKSEVKTVLQNFCTMTYKQFGKHVKIVRSDNGTKFTCLGSYFREHGVVHQMSCVGTPQQNGCVKRKHIHILNVSRALLFQSKLPVKFWGEAVMTAAHLINRTPTKVLQRRSPYEIFYGTIPEYEHLRVFGSLCYTHHRSRDKDKFGPRSRRCIFIGYPFGQKGWKVYDLEKKEFLISRDVVFYETEFPMASVSVLPQLSVLSPTVASNDDWIFLPESELVLDERGSTDISSERERVAEVAQPSSCVTETEHAIELPPSPPVISDTFVPAQQSSSPEEVLGRGQHVRAPPVKFQDYVAYNTAYIQCKG encoded by the exons ATGGGTGATGGAGAAGAGTCGACCGTGACCAAGAGTGGTACGATGGACAGCAGAGGCGTTGTCAGTGCGACGCCGTATTCTTTGCATACTTCCGACAATCCGGGAGCCATGATCACGTCGGTGACGTTGACGGGTGAAAATTATGGTGAATGGTCTAGTGAGATGACCAACGCTCTTCGTGCAAAACGAAAACTTGGGTTCGTTAATGGTACGATTCCGAAGCTTCTTGCAAATGATTCTAACTTGGAGCTTTGGCTCTCGGTTAATTCGATGATTGTGGGATGGATTCACACGTCTATTAAGCCTCGGGTGAGGTCTACTGTTACGTTTGTGCAAGATGCTCATCAGTTTGGGAAAATCTTCGCAAACGATTCTCTGTTG TTGTGGGAAGAGTTGGATATGTACTCGCCTCTCCCAAGCTGTACGTGTGGAGCAGCTCCGGAGATAGAGAAAGCACGAGAGGCGGAGAAGATGCATCAGTTCGTGATGGGTCTTGATGAATCAAGGTTTGGA GTTGTGCGAGAAGAACAACGTCTTAACTCGACAAAGGATCGAGAGTCGCAGCAAAACGCAATTGGGTTTACAGCCAAGACTGAAATGGATCAGGCTACTTCGCGTACTGGTCTTGCTAGGTCAGGAAGACGCTCGCAGTGTGCTCACTGCAGGAGAACAGGACATGACAAGTCGAACTGTTGGCAACTGGTTGGGTTTCCTGATTGGTGGGAAGAGCGTGCGTCGTCTAACAGAGGAAACACTGGAGCAAACAGAGGTGGCGGCAGAGGAGGTCGTGGTCGTGGGTCTTCTGGTGCTGATCGCTCGCGTAACACTGGAGCTCGAGTGAATAATGCACACGCGACTACTTCGAACTCTTCTTGTTTTCCTGGCTTTACCGATGAGCAGTGGGCAGCTCTCTCCCAGATGATTGATGAAAGAGCACGCCCATCGAATGACAAGCTCTCTGGTAAGACTAGACTTGGTGATCTTATATTGGATACTAAAGCGTCTCACCATATGACTGGAGATCTTTCTCTGTTAGTTAACACGTCGGTGATACCGCCGTGTCCTACAGGGTTCGCAGACGGAAATAAAACGTTTGCGACTCATGTTGGAAAGCTTCCCTTGACAGATCGTGTCACGCTGGATAAA GACCGTTTTACGAGGACCCTGATTGGAGCCGGTAGAGAGCGAGATGGGGTATACTACTTTCAAGATGTCATGGCTGCGAGG GGACCGTATCGAACTCGTTCTTCTAGTGGTGCAGTCTATTTCTTGACTATTGTAGATGATTACTCGAGAGCTGTATGGACGTACTTTCTACTTGAGAAATCTGAAGTTAAAACCGTACTACAAAATTTCTGCACAATGACGTACAAACAGTTTGGAAAGCACGTCAAGATTGTGCGATCCGATAATGGTACTAAGTTTACTTGTCTTGGTAGCTATTTTCGAGAACATGGAGTTGTGCATCAAATGTCTTGTGTTGGAACGCCTCAGCAGAATGGGTGTGTTAAGAGAAAACACATACACATTTTAAATGTGTCTCGAGCACTCTTGTTTCAAAGTAAGCTACCAGTTAAGTTCTGGGGCGAGGCCGTCATGACAGCGGCTCATTTGATTAACAGAACGCCTACTAAGGTTCTTCAGAGGCGTTCTCCGTATGAGATATTCTACGGAACTATACCAGAGTATGAACATCTTCGAGTTTTTGGGAGCTTGTGCTACACGCATCATCGTTCTCGTGATAAAGATAAATTTGGACCACGAAGCCGAAGATGTATCTTTATCGGGTATCCATTTGGTCAGAAAGGTTGGAAGGTGTACGATTTGGAGAAGAAGGAATTTCTTATCAGTCGAGATGTTGTGTTTTATGAAACAGAGTTTCCGATGGCCTCTGTTTCGGTTCTACCTCAATTGTCTGTCTTGTCCCCGACTGTTGCTTCTAATGATGATTGGATTTTTCTCCCAGAGTCGGAGCTAGTGTTGGATGAAAGAGGGAGTACTGACATCTCTAGTGAACGTGAACGGGTTGCAGAGGTTGCTCAGCCGTCAAGTTGTGTCACTGAAACAGAGCATGCGATAGAGCTTCCTCCATCACCACCAGTAATATCTGATACTTTTGTTCCTGCTCAGCAGTCTTCCTCTCCAGAAGAAGTCTTAGGACGCGGGCAACATGTTCGAGCTCCGCCGGTTAAGTTTCAAGATTATGTTGCTTACAACACAGCCTACATACAATGTAAAGGTTAA